In the genome of Petrotoga olearia DSM 13574, one region contains:
- a CDS encoding adenosine-specific kinase: protein MDLKLDVVQLLIPEDTNIIVGQSHFIKTVEDIYESIVTTNPSLKFGLAFNEASGPRLVRYDGNDDELIKVAIDNAQKIGAGHCFVLIMKNGFPINIKNQLLNVQEVLSIFAATANPLQIIVAESDQGRGILGVIDGNPPVGVEKEADKEKRKTFLREVTKYKR, encoded by the coding sequence ATGGATTTAAAACTCGATGTTGTACAGTTATTAATTCCTGAAGATACGAATATAATAGTAGGGCAATCACATTTCATTAAAACTGTAGAAGATATCTATGAAAGTATAGTTACAACGAATCCTTCTTTAAAATTTGGTTTAGCGTTCAACGAAGCCTCTGGTCCGCGTCTTGTAAGATACGATGGGAACGACGATGAATTAATTAAAGTAGCTATCGATAACGCTCAAAAGATAGGAGCAGGTCATTGCTTTGTATTAATTATGAAAAACGGTTTCCCAATAAATATTAAAAATCAACTATTGAATGTTCAAGAAGTACTTAGTATTTTTGCTGCAACAGCAAATCCTCTCCAAATAATTGTAGCTGAAAGTGATCAAGGAAGGGGTATATTAGGAGTAATAGACGGGAATCCCCCAGTAGGTGTTGAAAAAGAAGCTGACAAAGAAAAAAGAAAAACGTTCTTGCGAGAAGTAACAAAGTACAAAAGATGA
- a CDS encoding DUF2179 domain-containing protein yields MQVSSFVDSTFFSLVIFPIIIFAMRLCDVSLMTIRIIFVSKGIKFWASVLGFFEIMVWLIAISQVMNNLDKPLYAIAYALGFATGNYLGAFLEEKIAIGVNLVRVITNKEAQPLVDYLNKEGFGVTSIDAEGSKGPVKIIYSVVRRKDLKKIIDIVNEFNPNAFYSIEEVRGINKGIFPPQNVNFKFRNKLTRKGK; encoded by the coding sequence GTGCAAGTTTCTTCTTTTGTGGATTCTACCTTTTTTTCCCTGGTAATCTTTCCCATTATAATTTTTGCCATGAGGCTTTGTGATGTAAGTCTGATGACAATAAGGATCATCTTTGTCTCGAAAGGGATCAAGTTTTGGGCATCGGTACTAGGATTTTTTGAAATAATGGTATGGCTTATAGCTATTTCTCAAGTTATGAATAATTTGGATAAACCTCTTTATGCGATCGCTTATGCCTTGGGATTCGCTACTGGAAACTATCTGGGGGCTTTTTTGGAAGAGAAAATAGCTATTGGAGTAAATTTAGTACGTGTCATAACCAATAAAGAAGCCCAACCTTTAGTTGATTATTTGAATAAAGAGGGTTTTGGAGTGACGAGTATAGATGCGGAAGGATCTAAAGGACCTGTGAAAATTATCTACAGTGTGGTTAGGAGGAAAGATTTAAAAAAGATTATCGATATAGTTAATGAGTTCAATCCAAATGCATTTTATTCAATCGAAGAAGTTCGTGGTATCAACAAGGGAATTTTTCCTCCACAAAACGTTAATTTCAAATTTAGAAATAAACTCACTAGAAAAGGGAAATAA
- a CDS encoding YbhB/YbcL family Raf kinase inhibitor-like protein, whose product MALKISSPVFKNNDYIPSTYTCEGRDISPILLIEGIPEKAKSLALIMDDPDAPMGTFVHWVAWNIELVEEIPERIPKEYSVTNPLSLNQGKNSAHQTGYMGPCPPVGHGVHHYHFKLYALDTTLDLPQNTKKEDLLKAMEGHIIEKAEIVGLYKRD is encoded by the coding sequence ATGGCTTTAAAAATTTCCTCACCAGTTTTTAAAAACAACGATTATATTCCAAGTACTTATACTTGCGAGGGTAGGGATATCAGCCCTATATTGTTAATCGAAGGAATTCCCGAAAAAGCGAAATCTTTGGCGTTGATAATGGACGATCCAGATGCTCCCATGGGGACCTTTGTGCATTGGGTAGCATGGAACATTGAGTTAGTTGAAGAGATTCCTGAAAGGATCCCAAAAGAATACTCTGTAACTAATCCGCTTTCATTAAATCAAGGGAAAAACAGTGCTCATCAAACTGGATACATGGGCCCTTGCCCTCCTGTTGGACATGGAGTTCACCATTACCATTTTAAACTTTATGCATTAGATACAACGTTGGATTTACCTCAAAATACCAAAAAAGAAGATTTATTGAAAGCTATGGAAGGTCATATAATAGAAAAGGCAGAAATTGTAGGATTGTATAAAAGAGACTGA